From the genome of Methanobacterium sp., one region includes:
- a CDS encoding TetR/AcrR family transcriptional regulator: MKSETEQKILDAALKEFAEKGYKGATVRDIAIKSGFNDSTLFRRFKSKRDLFEEVINQGHEKMHREFDSILHDKLYETPRDFLETFIKDYAWLMEENLAIYDLTLHDKSGKFEHDMALFFKQFTEYIEKNLPDSKIDHATFVLTLSGFIYTLTLEKYYGGIIDNFEYFIEKFIDNLLMCIE, translated from the coding sequence ATGAAAAGTGAAACTGAACAGAAAATTTTAGACGCTGCTTTAAAAGAGTTTGCAGAGAAAGGATATAAAGGTGCTACTGTTAGAGATATTGCAATAAAATCAGGGTTTAATGATAGTACCTTATTTAGAAGATTTAAAAGTAAAAGAGATCTTTTTGAAGAAGTTATAAATCAAGGGCATGAAAAAATGCACAGAGAGTTTGATTCAATACTTCACGACAAACTATATGAAACTCCAAGAGATTTTTTAGAAACCTTCATTAAAGATTATGCTTGGTTAATGGAAGAAAATCTCGCGATTTATGATTTAACCCTCCATGATAAAAGTGGAAAATTTGAGCATGATATGGCATTATTTTTCAAACAGTTCACTGAATATATAGAAAAAAACCTCCCTGACAGTAAAATAGACCATGCAACATTTGTACTTACTCTATCCGGGTTCATCTATACCCTCACTCTTGAAAAATATTATGGGGGAATTATTGATAATTTTGAATATTTCATAGAAAAGTTCATAGATAACCTCCTTATGTGTATTGAATAA